GCGCCCGCCCGAGTGCTGCGCAAAGCCGTTCGCGCGCCTCGGGCGCGAGGATCGCCAGCGTGATGCCCGAGAGATGCAAGAGGTCGCGTCCGGCAAAGGCGCGGTCGAGCCAGTCCGGATCGTCGGCCATCGCCTTCGCCGCCGCCTGCCCGCGCCAGTAGGAAAAGCTCCGTTCGCCGTCTTTCAGCGCGATCATGTAAAGCCCCACCGTGCGCCCCTCGATCCGGCGGATCGCCTGGGTCGCGATGCCCTCGGCCGCCATGAAGGCCAGCATGTCGTCCGACACCGCATCCGCCCCGACGGCGGTCGCATAGCCCACCGACCAGGTTTCGGGCAGCAGCCGCCGGGCATACCAGGCGCAGTTGAAGGTATCCCCGGCAAAACCCATGCGAAAGAGCCCGTCCCGGTCCGGGGCAAGCTCCACCATGCATTCGCCAATGGCGAGAAAGGAATGTTCCGGCATCTGTCTCCCTGCGGCCCTGGCCAAAGCGGCGGTTGCGCAACGATCCAGCTTCTATCCCCTTTTCCGCCCGCTCCGCTAGGGACCGGCCCGCCATTTCCTGCCGCACATGGCATCAGAAGACCGGCCCCCGGAGCCCCGCCCTCGCGCCCGACCGGACCCCAGCCGCCTTGCCCCTCTCGACACCCCGCGCGACCGTCTCCAGGGGCAAGGCCGCGAACGCCGGGGACACAGACCGCCGCGCGCCCTACCCAGCGCTGGCCGCGAAGCGTGCCATCCAGCCCAGGCTGTCGCCGGTGGGTCCGTCGGGTCGGTATTCGGCGCCGACCGGCGTGGCGTGACCCAGCCGCTCGAGCAGGCCGAAGACATGGCCATAGTCGAGCTCGCCATGATCGGGCGGGCCGCGATCGGGCACCGAGGCCACCTGCACATGACCGATCAGCGGCATCAGCGCCCTGAGCCGCACCG
The genomic region above belongs to Rhodovulum sulfidophilum DSM 1374 and contains:
- a CDS encoding sugar kinase, with protein sequence MPEHSFLAIGECMVELAPDRDGLFRMGFAGDTFNCAWYARRLLPETWSVGYATAVGADAVSDDMLAFMAAEGIATQAIRRIEGRTVGLYMIALKDGERSFSYWRGQAAAKAMADDPDWLDRAFAGRDLLHLSGITLAILAPEARERLCAALGRARAAGARVSFDTNVRPRLWRDPEEMRAGLMLGASVADTVLPSFDEEQAAFGDASPGATVARYREAGATTVVVKNGAAPIRLWAEGAEAEIAPVRVAQVVDSTAAGDSFAAGFLAARATGASPPEAVAQAAALAARVIGQRGALAPGLFADGAEP